In Persicimonas caeni, a single window of DNA contains:
- a CDS encoding lysophospholipid acyltransferase family protein, which yields MADSHVNRAGTSYPATICADDSIPKAAIKALDYVLEYFDVTVEGAERIPEGGSLLVGNHSHFGIDSLAFFPALYGATGRIPRGMALRSLFGVPGLKWLMHQLGAVEGTRSTCIDLLDSDEMVVTYPGGAKDSIKGKDDRYTLKWGERQGFADVAIRAQKPIVPFAAIGPDEVFPVLNNRGLVSAPFLGDKSYKVPILIPIARRVPFYFHIGEPISPPDISDVDDPWELVAIRRDFAESAREALEELIGEGLEARRERRRQNERRGRRGLIRDAIAALLP from the coding sequence TTGGCCGATAGCCACGTAAACCGAGCAGGCACGTCGTACCCGGCGACAATCTGCGCCGATGATTCGATCCCGAAGGCGGCGATCAAGGCGCTCGACTACGTGCTCGAGTATTTCGACGTCACCGTCGAGGGCGCCGAGCGCATCCCCGAGGGCGGCTCACTGCTCGTCGGCAATCACTCGCACTTCGGCATCGACAGCCTGGCGTTCTTCCCGGCGCTCTACGGCGCCACCGGGCGCATCCCGCGCGGCATGGCGCTGCGCTCGCTGTTCGGCGTGCCCGGTCTCAAATGGCTGATGCACCAGCTCGGCGCCGTCGAGGGCACGCGCAGCACGTGCATCGACTTGTTGGACAGCGACGAGATGGTCGTGACCTACCCGGGCGGGGCGAAGGACTCCATCAAGGGCAAGGACGACCGCTACACCCTCAAGTGGGGCGAGCGCCAGGGCTTTGCCGATGTGGCCATCCGCGCCCAGAAGCCGATCGTGCCCTTCGCGGCCATCGGCCCCGACGAGGTCTTTCCCGTGCTCAACAACCGCGGCCTCGTCTCGGCGCCCTTTTTGGGCGACAAGTCTTACAAGGTCCCCATCCTCATCCCGATCGCTCGTCGCGTGCCGTTCTATTTCCATATCGGCGAGCCCATCTCACCGCCCGACATCAGCGACGTCGACGATCCTTGGGAGCTCGTTGCGATTCGCCGCGACTTCGCCGAGAGCGCCCGCGAGGCACTCGAAGAGCTCATCGGAGAGGGCCTCGAGGCGCGACGCGAGCGTCGACGGCAGAACGAACGCCGCGGCCGCCGCGGTCTGATCCGCGACGCGATTGCGGCGCTATTGCCGTAA
- a CDS encoding RluA family pseudouridine synthase, giving the protein MTHSQRDLTHGVRVLFEDDALMVVSKPSGMLVHRGWGDAEVVLVDVMREVVASDKVHTIHRLDRATSGAVIFAQTPTDARTLNDMFDAGEVTKRYLTLVRGITPESGHIDHPIPNKARGKERVPAQSSFRRVAALRDTEPRALSLVEVRPHTGRVHQIRRHMRHINHHLIGDTTYGKGKLNRAIRDRYGLDRMALHALSLDFPHPRTGEPLRVVDPLADDFVEALRRMGLEVGAWAHGEMER; this is encoded by the coding sequence ATGACCCATTCGCAACGAGATCTGACCCACGGCGTGCGCGTGCTGTTCGAGGACGACGCCCTGATGGTCGTCTCGAAGCCCAGCGGCATGCTCGTCCACCGAGGCTGGGGCGACGCGGAGGTCGTCCTGGTCGACGTGATGCGCGAGGTGGTCGCCAGCGACAAGGTCCACACCATCCACCGCCTCGACCGGGCCACAAGCGGGGCGGTCATCTTCGCGCAGACGCCCACCGACGCCCGCACGCTCAACGACATGTTCGACGCAGGCGAGGTCACCAAGCGCTACCTGACGCTGGTGCGCGGGATTACGCCCGAGTCGGGCCACATCGACCACCCCATCCCCAATAAGGCGCGCGGCAAAGAGCGCGTGCCCGCCCAGTCGAGCTTTCGGCGCGTGGCCGCACTTCGCGACACCGAGCCGCGCGCCCTGTCGCTCGTCGAGGTGCGCCCGCACACCGGGCGCGTCCACCAGATTCGCCGTCACATGCGCCACATCAATCACCACCTCATCGGCGACACGACCTACGGCAAAGGCAAGCTCAACCGCGCCATTCGCGACCGCTACGGCCTCGATCGCATGGCGCTGCACGCCCTGTCGCTCGACTTCCCCCACCCACGCACCGGCGAGCCGCTGCGCGTGGTCGACCCGCTGGCCGACGACTTCGTCGAGGCGTTGAGACGAATGGGCCTCGAGGTCGGCGCATGGGCGCACGGGGAGATGGAGCGATGA
- a CDS encoding methanobactin export MATE transporter MbnM, with protein sequence MHKLTTPLAIIAATLLAACGADDPSPTAESTYAWNVPEGFPLPRVPEDNPMSEAKVELGRHLFYDTRLSVNETTSCATCHKQELAFTDGKTTAEGATGDIHPRNSMALVNVAYASTLNWANPVTTTLEQQAMVPLFNEDPVELGWVGHVDEILGRLRADERYPAMFEAAFPDADDELVSLDHVVKAISAFERTLISGNSPFDQYMYGGDDDALSASAKRGMELFFSERLECFHCHGGFNFSDSNDHENTVFREVAFHNNGLYNIDDTGNYPEGNQGLYDSTGRPEDRGRFRAPTLRNIALTAPYMHDGSIATLEEIVDHYAAGGRFVTDGPYFGDGRDHPNKSQFVSGFLITDEEKADLVAFLESLTDETFINDPRFGDPFAQAGPSQEQNEEQ encoded by the coding sequence ATGCACAAACTCACCACACCACTGGCCATCATCGCCGCGACGCTCCTTGCTGCTTGCGGCGCGGACGACCCGTCCCCCACGGCCGAGTCGACCTACGCCTGGAACGTGCCCGAGGGATTCCCCCTCCCACGGGTGCCCGAGGACAATCCGATGTCCGAGGCGAAGGTCGAGCTCGGCCGCCACCTCTTCTACGACACGCGCCTGTCGGTCAACGAGACGACCTCGTGCGCGACGTGTCACAAGCAAGAGCTCGCTTTCACCGACGGCAAGACGACCGCCGAGGGGGCCACCGGCGACATCCACCCGCGAAACTCGATGGCGCTGGTCAACGTGGCCTACGCCTCGACGCTCAACTGGGCGAACCCGGTGACGACCACCCTCGAGCAGCAGGCGATGGTCCCACTGTTCAACGAGGACCCGGTCGAGCTCGGCTGGGTGGGCCACGTCGACGAGATCTTGGGCCGCCTGCGCGCCGACGAGCGCTACCCGGCGATGTTCGAGGCCGCGTTTCCGGACGCCGACGACGAGTTGGTCAGCCTCGACCACGTCGTCAAGGCGATCTCGGCGTTCGAGCGCACGCTGATCTCGGGCAATTCGCCCTTCGACCAGTACATGTACGGCGGTGACGACGACGCCCTGTCCGCCTCGGCCAAGCGCGGCATGGAGCTCTTCTTCAGCGAGCGCCTCGAGTGCTTCCACTGCCACGGCGGGTTCAACTTCTCCGACTCCAACGACCACGAGAACACCGTGTTTCGCGAGGTCGCCTTCCACAACAACGGCCTCTACAATATCGACGACACCGGCAATTACCCGGAGGGCAACCAGGGGCTATACGACTCGACCGGCCGCCCCGAGGATCGCGGCCGCTTCCGCGCGCCCACCCTGCGCAATATCGCGCTGACCGCCCCGTATATGCACGACGGGAGCATCGCCACGCTCGAAGAGATCGTCGATCACTACGCCGCCGGCGGCCGATTCGTCACCGACGGGCCCTATTTCGGCGACGGGCGCGACCACCCCAACAAGAGCCAGTTCGTCAGCGGTTTTCTGATCACCGACGAGGAGAAGGCCGACCTGGTCGCCTTCTTGGAGAGCCTGACCGACGAGACGTTCATCAACGACCCGCGGTTTGGCGACCCGTTCGCGCAAGCTGGCCCAAGCCAAGAGCAAAACGAGGAGCAGTGA
- a CDS encoding alpha/beta hydrolase, with product MLNLTAGQSTKRPGQNLLVPEAFERALSGFAVRSAFQGMESAGMLEPPEGYGDHDVVVHRDIAYADSGAEHHRLDVYRPDDDRTYPAVLYVHGGGFRILSKDTHWMMAKTLARQGYVVFNINYRLAPEHRYPAAAEDTCAAYLWMLDRADEYGADASRAIVAGESAGANLVTALTVAATVERTEPWARHVFERGVVPAASVPTCGILQVSDPLRIERRKNKRVSKFVRDRLLEAADAYLPNADLEPASTPPMADPLRVLERADKTDRPLPPVFAAVGTRDPLLDDTRRLARTVARLGGFCDDRYYDGELHTFHALMWRENARQYWRDLFDFLDEALADRARRRFLRATG from the coding sequence ATGTTGAACCTCACTGCAGGACAATCCACCAAGCGACCGGGCCAGAACCTTTTGGTGCCGGAGGCGTTCGAGCGCGCATTGAGCGGCTTCGCCGTGCGCAGCGCGTTCCAGGGCATGGAGAGCGCCGGCATGCTCGAGCCGCCGGAGGGCTACGGCGACCACGACGTGGTGGTCCATCGCGACATCGCCTACGCCGACTCGGGCGCCGAGCATCACCGCCTCGACGTCTACCGCCCCGACGACGACCGCACCTACCCGGCCGTGCTCTACGTGCACGGCGGCGGCTTTCGCATCCTGTCGAAGGACACCCACTGGATGATGGCCAAGACGCTGGCTCGCCAGGGCTACGTGGTCTTCAACATCAACTATCGACTCGCCCCTGAGCACCGCTATCCCGCGGCGGCCGAAGATACCTGCGCGGCGTATCTGTGGATGCTCGACCGGGCCGACGAGTACGGCGCCGACGCCTCCCGAGCCATCGTCGCCGGTGAGTCGGCGGGGGCGAACCTGGTCACGGCGTTGACCGTGGCGGCCACCGTCGAGCGTACCGAGCCGTGGGCGCGCCACGTCTTCGAGCGCGGCGTCGTGCCGGCTGCGTCGGTGCCCACCTGCGGTATCCTGCAGGTGTCCGACCCGTTGCGCATCGAGCGTCGCAAGAACAAGCGGGTCTCCAAATTCGTGCGCGACCGCCTGCTCGAGGCGGCTGACGCCTACTTGCCCAACGCCGACCTCGAACCCGCCTCGACGCCCCCTATGGCCGATCCGTTGCGGGTGCTCGAGCGCGCCGACAAGACCGACCGGCCCTTGCCGCCCGTGTTCGCGGCGGTGGGCACGCGAGACCCGCTGCTCGACGACACGCGCCGGCTGGCGCGCACCGTCGCCCGACTCGGCGGCTTCTGCGACGACCGCTACTACGACGGCGAGTTGCACACCTTTCACGCGCTCATGTGGCGAGAAAATGCGCGGCAGTACTGGCGCGACCTGTTCGACTTCCTCGACGAAGCCCTCGCCGACCGCGCGAGGCGTCGTTTTCTTCGAGCTACGGGTTGA
- a CDS encoding GNAT family N-acetyltransferase has product MSPMHIVYGLVFDEHDERVLMVQNDRGRGWSLPGGGQERGESLAETARREVFEETGYDTEPYKLVAISERLGACDATFFVFACRLLEPEPVGRPDDAEIHEVAWMEVDRADELMPWYPVSVAEMRRRFEASYFVDREAVSSDEREDGEHFSVSIAPMSLTHGAITLHLITEQSVAELEEYLRDNRDSQTFIDAVRAHYLPRYDAEGRRTKWGFYAVNDGEVVGCSLLGIGSWPVRRGYTGAFTLPEMRGRGIAPGSKPHLFYLGFELLGLHRIETGCNASNLASKRSIEKTPGFRFEGTLRGYARGDDGEFEDEHRYAIVREDWKALYEPAEIVED; this is encoded by the coding sequence ATGAGCCCGATGCATATTGTCTACGGATTAGTCTTCGACGAGCACGACGAGCGCGTGCTGATGGTACAAAACGACCGTGGCCGCGGCTGGAGTCTTCCCGGTGGCGGCCAAGAACGCGGCGAATCGCTCGCCGAGACGGCGCGTCGTGAGGTGTTCGAGGAGACGGGGTACGACACCGAGCCCTATAAGCTCGTGGCTATCAGCGAGCGTCTGGGGGCGTGCGACGCCACGTTCTTCGTCTTCGCGTGCCGGCTGTTGGAGCCCGAGCCTGTCGGCAGGCCCGACGACGCCGAGATTCACGAGGTTGCGTGGATGGAGGTCGATCGGGCCGATGAACTGATGCCGTGGTATCCGGTCTCGGTCGCCGAGATGCGTCGGCGCTTCGAGGCGAGCTACTTTGTGGACCGTGAAGCCGTATCGTCGGACGAGCGGGAGGACGGGGAGCACTTCTCAGTGTCCATCGCGCCGATGAGCCTGACGCACGGAGCCATCACGCTGCACCTCATCACCGAGCAGAGTGTGGCTGAACTCGAGGAGTACCTGCGCGACAACCGCGATAGCCAGACGTTCATCGACGCCGTTCGTGCGCACTATCTGCCACGTTACGACGCCGAAGGCCGGCGCACTAAGTGGGGCTTCTACGCTGTGAACGACGGCGAGGTCGTCGGATGCAGCCTGCTGGGGATCGGCAGTTGGCCCGTCCGTCGAGGCTACACTGGGGCGTTCACGCTGCCCGAGATGCGTGGCCGGGGCATTGCACCCGGCAGCAAGCCGCATCTGTTCTACCTTGGCTTCGAACTCCTCGGCCTGCACCGCATCGAAACCGGCTGCAACGCTTCGAACCTCGCCTCGAAGCGGTCCATCGAGAAGACGCCTGGATTTCGGTTCGAGGGGACACTTCGGGGCTACGCCAGGGGGGACGACGGCGAGTTCGAGGACGAGCACCGCTACGCGATCGTGCGGGAGGACTGGAAGGCTTTGTACGAGCCTGCCGAGATTGTCGAGGACTGA
- a CDS encoding MbnP family copper-binding protein, translating into MSTPSSLLSPRLLLSALTGLTLMATACGDDASDNDDAAPQDVTLRFQGMVGDESFACGQTYAGMGTTDTDVEFHDFKVYVSEVALVTADGAKVPVELAQDGMWQHENVALLDFEDKTGGCANGTAELNDTVVGQVPDGDYTGVEFVVGVPFELNHDDVATAPAPLNLSSMYWSWAAGYKFLRVDGQTGDTAGFQLHLGSTACEGEQGNVSGCSNPNRIQVSLDDFDPAQDVIAIDAGQLLADLDLSTKESGEAAVCMSFPDHTDCEQVFDKYGLSFGSVEAGVQTFVTKK; encoded by the coding sequence ATGAGCACACCTAGCAGTCTCCTTTCGCCTCGCCTCCTCCTCTCCGCGCTGACCGGCCTGACCTTGATGGCCACGGCCTGCGGCGATGACGCCTCCGACAATGACGACGCCGCCCCGCAGGACGTGACCCTGCGCTTCCAGGGGATGGTCGGCGACGAGTCGTTCGCCTGCGGGCAAACCTACGCCGGCATGGGCACGACCGACACCGACGTCGAGTTCCACGACTTCAAGGTGTACGTCTCCGAGGTCGCGCTGGTGACCGCCGACGGGGCCAAGGTGCCCGTCGAGCTGGCCCAGGACGGCATGTGGCAGCACGAGAACGTCGCCTTGCTCGACTTCGAGGACAAGACCGGCGGCTGCGCGAACGGCACCGCCGAACTCAACGACACAGTCGTCGGCCAGGTGCCCGACGGCGACTATACCGGCGTCGAGTTCGTCGTCGGCGTCCCCTTCGAGCTCAACCACGACGACGTGGCCACCGCGCCCGCCCCGCTGAACTTGAGCTCGATGTACTGGTCGTGGGCGGCGGGCTACAAATTCCTGCGCGTCGACGGCCAGACAGGCGACACCGCCGGCTTCCAGCTCCACCTCGGCAGCACTGCCTGTGAGGGTGAGCAGGGCAACGTTTCTGGCTGCTCGAACCCCAACCGCATCCAGGTCAGCCTCGACGACTTCGATCCCGCCCAGGACGTCATCGCCATCGACGCCGGCCAACTGCTCGCCGATCTCGACTTGAGCACCAAAGAGAGCGGCGAGGCCGCCGTGTGCATGTCCTTCCCGGACCACACCGATTGCGAGCAGGTCTTCGACAAGTACGGCCTGAGCTTCGGCTCGGTGGAGGCCGGTGTGCAGACGTTCGTGACGAAGAAATAG
- a CDS encoding helix-turn-helix transcriptional regulator → MSDDAVSANSKSAVSPETWRKIAFVWASLAAKPISKPDEVIEEFWQRVSDVLDFDTAFLVLAHHSELDRRAERLGYIEGWVPAEVFYAPDSYDPAHAAAIEEFRRERMPHDTWIQHNIAAAGEHRTFIRQDVLGDEPWESCSTGWLMEQMDVRDRMISVFALDDSVEVHLGFDRRGPTSFAPIDRNTVHALNKGLGPFWARLAMSFGLYKHQQSLTPRQRETLLYLLDGYSEAEIAELMNLTQGSAHQYVVAVFRSLNVNSRAELMAKWMGDYGIEVPEP, encoded by the coding sequence ATGAGTGACGACGCAGTTTCTGCCAACTCGAAGTCGGCTGTCTCTCCCGAGACTTGGCGCAAGATCGCCTTTGTGTGGGCGAGCTTGGCTGCCAAGCCGATCTCGAAGCCCGATGAGGTGATCGAGGAGTTCTGGCAACGCGTCTCCGACGTGCTCGACTTCGACACCGCGTTTCTGGTGCTCGCCCATCACTCCGAGCTCGACCGACGCGCCGAGCGCCTGGGCTATATCGAAGGCTGGGTGCCTGCCGAGGTGTTCTACGCCCCCGACTCTTACGACCCGGCCCACGCCGCAGCGATCGAGGAGTTCCGCCGCGAGCGCATGCCCCACGACACCTGGATTCAGCACAATATCGCAGCGGCCGGCGAGCACCGCACCTTTATCCGCCAAGACGTGCTAGGCGACGAGCCGTGGGAGAGCTGCAGCACAGGCTGGCTCATGGAGCAGATGGACGTTCGAGACCGCATGATCAGCGTCTTTGCGCTCGACGACTCCGTCGAAGTCCACCTGGGCTTCGACCGGCGCGGCCCCACGTCCTTCGCGCCTATCGACCGCAACACGGTCCACGCCCTCAACAAAGGGCTGGGGCCCTTCTGGGCGCGCCTGGCGATGAGCTTCGGGCTCTACAAGCACCAACAGTCTCTGACCCCGCGCCAGCGCGAGACACTGTTGTACCTGCTCGACGGCTACTCCGAAGCCGAAATCGCCGAGCTGATGAACCTCACCCAAGGCTCGGCGCACCAGTACGTGGTCGCGGTCTTTCGAAGCCTCAACGTCAACAGCCGCGCCGAGTTGATGGCCAAGTGGATGGGCGACTACGGCATCGAAGTCCCCGAGCCCTGA